From one Candidatus Woesearchaeota archaeon genomic stretch:
- a CDS encoding helix-turn-helix domain-containing protein, with amino-acid sequence MKQSLLEKTSIHLLKTGYTLKSLTRTCFDIVARKESQILLIKVLEDANSISEEYAREMQRISSYIGGSPVVIAEKAAVKLEDNVVYSRFGIHTLNYSTFCSCIGNRMPFIMRDRAGLKAKIAPDILKEKIEEKGFSLSALAKKLGVSRKMIQRYEEGKADITINKARRMYDALGPSVFEKINIFSVANISQAAEGKTDVTKKYNDLGFEAAETKKAPFDVIAKKEKEIILTEIGDKTSPQLKPLSKLIDADKLVIFKSKKPKEKDIPALTKKEFMDFEKAKELVKFLKEFE; translated from the coding sequence ATGAAACAATCATTGTTGGAAAAAACAAGCATTCATCTCCTTAAAACAGGCTATACGCTGAAATCCCTGACCAGAACGTGCTTTGACATTGTGGCAAGAAAGGAAAGCCAGATCCTGCTGATAAAAGTTCTTGAAGACGCGAATTCAATTTCAGAGGAATATGCAAGGGAGATGCAGAGGATAAGCAGCTATATAGGGGGAAGCCCGGTTGTGATAGCGGAGAAAGCAGCTGTTAAATTAGAGGACAATGTTGTTTATTCAAGATTTGGGATTCATACGCTTAATTACAGCACATTCTGCAGCTGCATTGGCAACAGGATGCCTTTCATTATGCGCGACAGGGCAGGCTTAAAGGCAAAGATAGCTCCCGATATTCTGAAAGAAAAGATAGAGGAAAAAGGATTTTCATTGTCTGCTCTGGCAAAAAAACTCGGCGTCAGCAGAAAGATGATACAAAGATACGAGGAAGGAAAGGCAGACATCACAATAAATAAAGCGCGCCGCATGTATGATGCTCTCGGACCAAGCGTCTTTGAAAAAATAAACATTTTTTCTGTTGCAAATATTTCTCAGGCAGCAGAAGGAAAGACAGATGTGACAAAAAAATACAATGATCTTGGCTTTGAGGCAGCTGAAACGAAAAAAGCTCCTTTTGATGTTATAGCCAAAAAGGAAAAAGAGATAATCTTAACAGAGATCGGAGACAAAACAAGCCCGCAATTGAAGCCGCTGTCAAAGCTGATAGATGCAGATAAGCTGGTTATTTTCAAAAGTAAAAAGCCAAAGGAAAAAGACATTCCTGCTTTGACAAAAAAGGAATTCATGGATTTTGAGAAAGCAAAGGAGCTGGTTAAGTTTCTGAAGGAATTTGAATGA
- the ftsZ gene encoding cell division protein FtsZ, with translation MKSKATGTKLQHKANVMDAELEEMLSKQKATIKVVGTGGGGNNTINRITEIGVVGAETIAVNTDAQDLLFTTADRKILIGKDLTHGLGAGSIPKVGEEAARENEHDIKEALTGADMVFITCGLGGGTGTGSAPVIADVAKKMGALTVGVVTLPFSMEGKTRYENAIIGLEKLEQLVDTLIVIPNDKLLELAPDLPLHTAFKVADEILTNAVKGIAELITKAGLVNLDFADIRTVMTNGGVALIGVGESDSENRAVEAVEKAINNPLLDADISGASGALINVCGGPDMTLNEARVVVETISERIDPDARIIWGAQISDDLDKTIRAMLIVTGVKSPQIFGPERKRGDKRKKEIEDELGIEFVN, from the coding sequence GTGAAATCAAAAGCGACTGGCACCAAGCTGCAGCACAAGGCAAATGTCATGGATGCTGAGCTCGAGGAAATGCTTTCCAAGCAAAAAGCTACAATAAAGGTTGTAGGCACAGGCGGCGGCGGAAATAACACAATAAACAGGATAACTGAAATTGGAGTTGTGGGAGCTGAAACTATTGCAGTCAACACAGATGCCCAGGACTTATTGTTCACAACTGCTGACAGGAAAATACTCATTGGAAAAGATCTGACTCATGGCCTGGGAGCAGGCTCGATTCCCAAAGTAGGGGAAGAGGCTGCAAGGGAAAATGAGCACGATATAAAAGAAGCATTGACAGGAGCTGACATGGTTTTTATAACTTGCGGCTTGGGCGGAGGAACAGGAACAGGATCTGCGCCGGTAATTGCTGATGTTGCCAAAAAAATGGGCGCATTGACAGTAGGCGTTGTTACACTGCCATTTTCAATGGAAGGCAAAACAAGATATGAAAACGCAATCATCGGCCTGGAAAAGCTTGAGCAGCTTGTTGATACATTAATTGTCATTCCTAATGATAAATTGCTTGAATTGGCTCCGGATCTGCCTTTGCACACTGCATTTAAGGTTGCAGATGAAATCCTGACAAATGCTGTAAAAGGCATTGCAGAGCTTATAACAAAAGCAGGATTAGTTAACTTGGACTTTGCTGATATAAGGACAGTCATGACAAATGGCGGAGTTGCATTAATTGGCGTAGGCGAATCAGACTCTGAAAACAGGGCAGTAGAAGCTGTTGAAAAGGCCATTAACAATCCTCTGCTTGATGCTGATATTTCAGGGGCAAGCGGCGCTTTAATCAATGTTTGCGGAGGCCCTGATATGACGCTTAATGAAGCGCGCGTTGTTGTCGAGACAATATCTGAAAGAATTGACCCTGATGCAAGGATCATATGGGGCGCCCAGATTTCAGATGACCTTGACAAGACGATAAGGGCAATGCTTATTGTTACAGGGGTTAAATCACCGCAGATCTTCGGCCCGGAAAGAAAGAGGGGTGATAAAAGGAAAAAAGAAATTGAGGACGAACTTGGCATAGAGTTTGTTAATTAA
- a CDS encoding peptidylprolyl isomerase encodes MKINKKDFIEIEYTGKLKDDNMVFDTTDKKVAEENKIYDEKINYGPVTICVGEAQIVAGLDNALEGKETEKNYVFNLTPNEAFGEKNAKLMKLVPLNMFRKQGIQAFVGLQVNIDDVIGTIRTITGGRVIVDFNHPLSGRELVYTVKVNTIVTDKKEQIASLLKMLGFKEPKIEIKEDKATIEIEHELPKEAKEELAKKLKETVEIKEIEFVKLQKEKVNK; translated from the coding sequence ATGAAAATAAACAAAAAAGACTTCATTGAAATCGAATACACTGGAAAGCTGAAAGACGACAACATGGTTTTTGACACAACCGACAAGAAAGTTGCAGAAGAAAACAAGATCTATGACGAAAAAATAAATTATGGTCCTGTCACAATCTGCGTTGGCGAAGCTCAGATAGTTGCCGGGCTGGACAATGCACTGGAAGGCAAGGAAACAGAAAAGAATTATGTGTTCAACTTAACTCCTAACGAGGCATTCGGAGAGAAGAATGCAAAGCTTATGAAGCTTGTTCCGCTTAATATGTTCAGAAAGCAGGGAATACAGGCGTTTGTCGGATTGCAGGTAAATATTGACGATGTCATCGGAACAATAAGGACAATCACTGGCGGCAGAGTTATAGTTGACTTCAATCACCCTCTTTCAGGAAGGGAGCTGGTTTATACTGTAAAGGTCAATACAATAGTCACAGATAAAAAGGAGCAAATAGCTTCATTATTGAAAATGCTCGGGTTTAAAGAGCCAAAAATAGAAATAAAGGAAGATAAAGCAACCATAGAGATTGAGCATGAGCTTCCAAAGGAAGCAAAAGAAGAGCTTGCCAAAAAATTAAAGGAAACTGTTGAAATAAAAGAGATAGAATTCGTAAAACTTCAAAAAGAAAAAGTTAATAAATGA
- a CDS encoding DUF2683 family protein, with the protein MVQAMIQISESVNQILNIVKARYNLKDKSEAIEKVVADYGEDLLEPELRPEFIERLQKIKKQKGIHFKSIKELREHIENA; encoded by the coding sequence ATGGTGCAAGCAATGATCCAAATTTCGGAAAGTGTAAACCAGATATTAAATATTGTAAAAGCAAGGTATAACCTTAAAGACAAATCCGAGGCTATAGAAAAGGTTGTAGCGGATTATGGAGAGGATCTTCTGGAGCCTGAACTAAGGCCTGAATTCATAGAAAGACTTCAAAAAATAAAGAAACAAAAAGGAATTCACTTCAAAAGCATCAAAGAATTAAGAGAGCATATAGAAAATGCGTGA
- a CDS encoding sugar phosphate isomerase/epimerase family protein, which produces MYEIGVMTSSLGIENPIEAVKKAKELGFTKVQLTGLTAIDEQLPHSYLSSSKAELADFLKTNDMRVSSLSLKYCKGEDPRRWLWRANEYIKFASEMNVGLVTGHIGKIESGASRQLAHQMKKTASYCKDKNVYFGIETGTESPWDLIGFICSVEGRDTDPRIVINFDPANFLIYGTLEADEILDSIPMFKSMIGQVHVKDAVPGKEVSLGEGSVNIKDYILALQKIGYNGPLVLETGGAQAEKLAKIKNGKIFLENILKEIELNR; this is translated from the coding sequence ATGTATGAAATAGGGGTTATGACATCGTCATTGGGGATAGAAAATCCAATAGAAGCTGTGAAAAAGGCAAAAGAGCTTGGCTTCACAAAAGTGCAATTGACAGGATTAACAGCTATTGATGAGCAATTGCCGCATTCTTACTTAAGCAGCAGCAAAGCTGAGCTGGCTGATTTTCTGAAAACCAATGATATGAGAGTTTCTTCTTTAAGCTTGAAATACTGCAAAGGAGAAGACCCCCGCCGATGGCTGTGGAGGGCAAATGAGTACATTAAATTCGCTTCTGAAATGAATGTCGGTTTAGTCACAGGCCATATTGGAAAAATCGAATCAGGCGCATCTAGGCAATTAGCGCACCAGATGAAAAAGACAGCATCTTATTGCAAAGATAAAAATGTTTATTTTGGCATAGAGACAGGAACAGAGTCGCCGTGGGATTTGATCGGGTTTATTTGTTCAGTTGAGGGTAGAGATACTGACCCGCGCATTGTAATAAACTTCGATCCTGCTAACTTTTTAATCTACGGCACACTGGAAGCTGATGAAATATTGGATTCTATTCCGATGTTTAAAAGTATGATCGGGCAGGTTCACGTAAAGGACGCTGTTCCCGGAAAGGAAGTTTCGCTTGGCGAAGGATCAGTTAATATCAAAGATTACATTCTGGCTTTGCAGAAAATAGGGTATAACGGGCCGCTGGTCCTGGAAACAGGAGGAGCGCAGGCAGAAAAGCTTGCTAAAATAAAAAATGGAAAGATCTTTTTAGAAAATATTTTGAAGGAGATTGAGTTAAACAGGTAG
- the thsB gene encoding thermosome subunit beta, whose translation MSNQIQPIFILPEGSQRTTGRNAQRTNIMAAKLVAETVRTTLGPKGMDKMLVDSLGDVVITNDGVTILEEMQIEHPSAKMLVEVAKTQESEVGDGTTTAVVIAGELLKQAEDLLDQEIHPTVIARGYRLASEKAIEILNKIAETVDENDVETLKKIAITAMTGKGAETAKEHLSDLTVRAVKEIAEKEGNETIIDIENVKLEKKVGGSVEDTELIQGVVLDKEKVHSGMPRLIKNAKIALVDSALEIKSTEIDAKIEISDPEKMQAFLDMEENMLRKMVGKIESSGANVVFCQKGIDDMAQHFLSKKGIYAARRIKQSDMEALARATGAKIVTNLDELSNDDLGNAGIVEEKKIGDEDMTYVRDCKNPKSVTILIRGGTEHVVDEVKRAMEDAIGDTAAVLRSKKIVAGAGAVEIELARELRKYAESLSGREQLAVNAFANAIEVIPRTLAENAGIDPIDILTELKAAHDKGQKWAGIDVFKAKVVDAFEQGVIEPLKIKTQAISSASEVAIMILRIDDVIAAGGGGKGSSMPPGMGGEMPEY comes from the coding sequence ATGTCAAACCAGATACAGCCGATCTTTATTCTGCCTGAAGGCAGCCAGAGGACAACTGGAAGAAACGCACAAAGGACAAACATAATGGCAGCTAAATTAGTTGCTGAGACAGTAAGGACAACCCTTGGTCCTAAAGGAATGGACAAGATGCTTGTTGACAGCCTGGGAGATGTTGTCATAACAAATGACGGCGTTACAATTCTTGAAGAGATGCAGATAGAGCATCCTTCTGCAAAGATGCTTGTTGAAGTTGCGAAAACTCAAGAAAGCGAAGTTGGAGATGGAACAACAACAGCAGTTGTTATCGCAGGCGAACTGTTGAAGCAGGCCGAAGATCTGCTTGACCAGGAAATTCATCCGACAGTTATTGCACGCGGCTACAGGCTGGCTTCTGAGAAGGCAATTGAAATTCTGAACAAAATTGCTGAAACAGTAGATGAAAATGATGTTGAAACCCTGAAGAAGATTGCAATAACAGCTATGACTGGCAAGGGAGCGGAAACAGCAAAAGAGCATCTGTCTGACTTGACTGTAAGAGCAGTGAAAGAGATTGCTGAAAAAGAAGGAAACGAGACAATAATAGATATTGAAAACGTAAAGCTTGAAAAAAAAGTCGGCGGATCAGTTGAAGATACTGAATTAATACAGGGCGTTGTCCTGGACAAGGAAAAGGTGCATTCAGGAATGCCAAGGCTTATTAAAAATGCGAAAATCGCCTTGGTTGATTCTGCGTTGGAAATCAAGAGCACAGAAATTGATGCAAAAATTGAAATAAGCGACCCAGAAAAAATGCAGGCATTCCTTGATATGGAAGAGAATATGCTTAGAAAGATGGTTGGCAAAATAGAAAGCTCTGGCGCAAATGTTGTATTCTGCCAGAAAGGCATTGATGACATGGCGCAGCATTTTTTATCCAAGAAGGGAATTTATGCTGCAAGAAGAATAAAGCAAAGCGACATGGAAGCATTGGCAAGGGCAACAGGAGCAAAGATTGTCACAAATTTAGACGAGTTAAGCAATGATGATCTGGGAAATGCAGGAATAGTTGAAGAAAAAAAGATCGGAGATGAAGATATGACTTATGTCAGGGACTGCAAGAATCCAAAGTCTGTTACAATTTTAATCAGAGGCGGAACAGAGCATGTTGTTGATGAAGTGAAGAGGGCAATGGAAGATGCAATCGGCGACACAGCAGCTGTATTGAGAAGCAAAAAGATTGTTGCCGGTGCAGGCGCAGTTGAAATAGAGCTTGCCCGCGAATTAAGAAAATATGCCGAATCATTATCCGGAAGGGAGCAGTTGGCAGTTAATGCATTTGCGAATGCAATTGAAGTCATTCCTAGAACTTTGGCTGAGAATGCCGGAATTGACCCAATTGACATTTTAACAGAGCTGAAAGCAGCGCATGACAAGGGGCAGAAATGGGCAGGTATTGATGTTTTCAAGGCCAAGGTTGTTGATGCATTCGAGCAGGGCGTTATAGAGCCTTTGAAGATCAAAACGCAGGCAATAAGCTCAGCTTCAGAAGTTGCAATAATGATATTGAGGATCGACGATGTTATTGCTGCAGGCGGAGGCGGCAAGGGATCTTCAATGCCACCTGGAATGGGCGGCGAGATGCCGGAATATTGA
- a CDS encoding nucleoside monophosphate kinase: protein MIITISGKPGSGKSTVGKLIAKKLKFRHYSIGDLRREIAKKHGLTIDELNKIGEKEVWTDKEVDDYLKRLGQTEDNFIVDGWISFYFIPDSIKIFLDVDLHEAAKRIFKDQRPDEDHKDSINEVFKMIKKRLEETTRRYEKHYGIKDFTDKKYYDLIINTTNLTINQVADKMLDFIQNKNQKPKYL, encoded by the coding sequence ATGATCATCACAATCTCAGGCAAGCCCGGATCCGGGAAAAGCACAGTCGGGAAGCTGATCGCAAAGAAATTGAAGTTCAGGCATTATTCTATTGGGGATCTGAGAAGAGAAATAGCCAAAAAGCACGGCTTAACAATAGATGAATTAAACAAAATTGGTGAAAAAGAAGTATGGACAGATAAAGAGGTTGATGATTACCTTAAAAGGCTTGGTCAGACAGAAGATAACTTCATCGTGGATGGATGGATTTCCTTTTATTTTATCCCTGACTCAATTAAGATCTTTTTAGATGTTGATCTGCACGAGGCAGCAAAAAGAATATTCAAGGACCAAAGGCCTGACGAAGATCACAAAGATTCCATTAATGAAGTTTTTAAAATGATTAAAAAGAGGCTGGAGGAAACCACCAGAAGATATGAAAAACATTACGGAATAAAGGATTTTACAGATAAAAAATATTATGATCTGATAATTAATACAACAAACTTAACGATAAACCAGGTAGCTGATAAAATGCTTGATTTTATACAAAATAAAAACCAAAAACCCAAATATTTATAA
- a CDS encoding protein translocase SEC61 complex subunit gamma: MDFASLISRFKAFVEECRRVLLITKKPTGEEFKTIVKVSGIGMLVIGIIGFIIQMFYLIIIRGG, translated from the coding sequence ATGGACTTTGCTTCTTTGATTTCAAGATTTAAGGCATTCGTAGAGGAATGCAGAAGGGTTTTGCTTATCACAAAAAAGCCCACAGGAGAGGAATTCAAGACAATAGTCAAGGTTTCGGGAATAGGGATGCTGGTAATAGGCATTATCGGGTTCATAATCCAGATGTTTTATTTGATCATAATAAGAGGCGGCTAA